The following proteins are co-located in the Candidatus Competibacteraceae bacterium genome:
- a CDS encoding YiiD C-terminal domain-containing protein yields the protein MSYLQEINDYLNHHVPLFGAMQARLERCDDSGLAMTAPLAPNINDKGIAFGGSMAAIAALTGWALTRSTLDQHSENAEIVITDSTLKFLKPLREDIVTECARPDPATTEKFLQSLRQRGKARWAVEVIIRSGGEAVMTFSGQYGAYRPEKSA from the coding sequence ATGTCCTACCTGCAGGAAATCAACGACTATCTCAACCACCACGTCCCGCTGTTTGGGGCCATGCAGGCCCGGCTGGAACGCTGCGACGATTCCGGGTTGGCGATGACCGCGCCACTGGCGCCGAACATCAACGACAAGGGCATCGCCTTCGGCGGCTCGATGGCGGCCATCGCCGCGCTCACCGGCTGGGCGCTGACCCGCTCTACCCTGGATCAGCACAGCGAGAACGCCGAGATCGTGATCACCGACAGCACCTTGAAGTTCCTGAAACCGCTGCGGGAAGACATCGTGACCGAATGCGCCCGGCCGGACCCGGCCACCACCGAAAAATTCCTGCAAAGCCTTCGCCAGCGCGGCAAGGCCCGCTGGGCGGTCGAGGTGATCATCCGCTCCGGTGGCGAAGCGGTGATGACCTTCAGCGGACAATACGGTGCCTATCGGCCTGAAAAATCGGCTTGA
- the djlA gene encoding co-chaperone DjlA, with the protein MFGKLFGGTFGFMVGGPVGALLGAAVGHNFDQAQSRGKRATVPPERGNTQEHIQNTFHSTAFQLMGHIAKADGRVSDREIATARAIMDRLRLNAGQRQAAIDAFTTGKQPDFHLDAVLEAFQRACRGRPALLQQLLELLLNVAYADESLHPHAHTRLLYITDRLGIHRLQFEALHALFRAQRWAQRPNQDGGGETHDHRQAHNRRSTTAVGSLTQAYAVLGLQREASPDAIKLAYRRLLKQHHPDKLAGRNASLAELALATEKTRELTAAYDRIREARGF; encoded by the coding sequence GTGTTTGGCAAATTGTTCGGCGGAACATTCGGCTTCATGGTGGGCGGGCCGGTGGGCGCGCTGCTGGGCGCGGCGGTCGGCCATAATTTCGATCAGGCTCAATCGCGGGGCAAGCGCGCAACCGTCCCCCCCGAGCGCGGCAACACCCAGGAACACATTCAAAACACTTTCCACTCGACCGCGTTCCAGCTCATGGGCCACATCGCCAAGGCGGACGGTCGGGTTTCGGATCGGGAAATCGCCACGGCCCGCGCCATCATGGATCGCCTGCGGCTCAACGCCGGCCAGCGCCAGGCCGCGATCGACGCCTTCACCACGGGCAAACAGCCGGATTTCCACCTGGATGCGGTACTGGAAGCGTTCCAGCGCGCCTGCCGTGGCCGTCCGGCGCTCCTGCAACAACTGCTGGAGCTGCTACTGAACGTTGCCTATGCCGACGAAAGCCTGCATCCGCACGCTCATACCCGGCTGCTGTACATCACCGACCGCCTGGGCATCCACCGCTTGCAATTCGAGGCGCTGCACGCCCTGTTTCGCGCCCAGCGCTGGGCACAGCGGCCAAACCAGGACGGTGGTGGCGAAACGCACGACCACCGGCAGGCGCACAATCGGCGTTCCACCACCGCCGTCGGCTCGCTGACCCAAGCCTATGCCGTGCTGGGGCTACAGCGCGAGGCCAGCCCCGACGCGATCAAACTGGCCTATCGCCGCCTGCTCAAACAGCATCATCCCGACAAACTGGCGGGCCGCAACGCCTCGCTGGCCGAACTGGCGCTCGCCACCGAAAAAACCCGCGAACTGACCGCCGCCTACGACCGCATCCGGGAAGCGCGCGGTTTCTAA
- a CDS encoding peptidoglycan -binding protein, translating to MPRRRDTLGDINIWPAFTDALGGLVMVLIFLITVFVVSEVLIGREMMGKDTAIGQLQRIVEHLEGLAGDAEQEAKQLRGRVQGLESTVGARDALLAQLRNELAALRMAQSALSVDKSKAEQAAAGAQDLAALLSARAERLANELERLNQALAANQDELAQRDAVIVQQKGRIEALDSALKKRLLERVEELEKYASDFFGRLREVFAGNPDIKVVGDRFVFQSEVLFPSGEAALSPGGRGDLDKFAMVYQQLAARLPPDLPVIIEVQGHTDRVPIRGRFPSNWELSTARAQEVVNYLIQQGIPPQRLAAVGMAEYHPIDPADNPEAYRRNRRIELKITSR from the coding sequence ATGCCCCGCAGACGTGACACGCTTGGCGATATCAATATTTGGCCTGCTTTCACCGATGCGCTGGGCGGACTGGTGATGGTGCTGATCTTCCTGATCACCGTGTTTGTGGTCAGCGAGGTACTGATCGGTCGCGAGATGATGGGCAAGGACACCGCCATCGGCCAATTACAACGAATCGTCGAGCACCTGGAAGGCTTGGCCGGCGACGCCGAACAGGAAGCGAAGCAGCTGCGCGGACGAGTCCAGGGTCTGGAAAGCACGGTCGGCGCGCGGGACGCGCTGTTGGCGCAACTGCGCAACGAATTGGCGGCGCTGCGAATGGCGCAGTCGGCGCTGAGCGTCGATAAAAGCAAGGCGGAACAGGCGGCGGCTGGTGCCCAGGACCTGGCGGCGCTACTCAGCGCCCGGGCCGAACGGCTGGCCAACGAACTGGAGCGGCTCAACCAAGCCCTGGCGGCCAACCAGGACGAACTGGCGCAACGTGATGCCGTCATCGTCCAGCAGAAGGGCCGGATCGAGGCGCTGGACAGCGCGCTCAAGAAGCGCTTGCTGGAGCGGGTCGAGGAATTGGAGAAATACGCCAGCGACTTCTTCGGCCGGCTGCGCGAGGTCTTTGCCGGCAATCCGGACATCAAGGTAGTGGGCGATCGCTTCGTGTTTCAGTCCGAGGTGCTGTTTCCCTCCGGCGAGGCCGCGCTGTCGCCGGGAGGGCGCGGCGACCTGGATAAATTCGCCATGGTTTACCAGCAGTTGGCCGCCCGCTTGCCACCGGATTTGCCAGTGATCATCGAAGTACAGGGTCATACCGACCGGGTGCCGATCCGCGGTCGTTTTCCCTCCAACTGGGAGTTGTCCACCGCGAGGGCGCAGGAAGTGGTGAACTATCTGATCCAGCAGGGTATCCCGCCGCAGCGGCTGGCGGCGGTCGGCATGGCGGAATATCACCCGATCGATCCGGCGGACAACCCGGAGGCGTACCGCCGCAACCGCCGCATTGAGTTGAAGATCACCAGCCGTTAA
- the pabB gene encoding aminodeoxychorismate synthase component I: protein MIGDAFIQDGPRGLRFTAPAHVVVAMRPDEVIPALQALETAVNQHGLTAAGFITYEAAAAYGLAVHAPLPDLPLLWFGLYERMEILAAWATEWADPPSSASYMVGSWQPALDRAAHATIIRRIKDYLARGHSYQVNHTFPLQATFAGDPWPFFVDLATAQQGEYAAFIDTGRFAVCSASPELFFQLDGERLTTQPMKGTATRGRTLAEDEARMADLRQSVKNRAENLMIVDMLRNDLGRVAETGSVAVPRLFAVERYPTLLQMTSTVTARTRASVVEILASLFPCASITGAPKVRTMQIIRELEPQPRGVYTGAIGWIGPKRRARFNVAIRTALIDREQRRARYSVGGGVVWDSDAGDEYAECLLKARVLTARQPQFQLLEALLWEPGDGYFLLETHLARLADTALYFKVPLDRPAVEARLSELATTLNAASKIRLLVNRNGAFTLEVVTLTQETSPPPVRIGLAQAPVDSNVIWLYHKTTRREIYDDARASRPDCDEVILWNERGELTEASTANLVLDLDGERLTPPVASGLLAGTFRDWLLAAGHIREHVLTPTDLRTARHIYLVNSVRKWRMAVLVG from the coding sequence ATGATCGGCGATGCTTTCATCCAGGATGGCCCTCGCGGGCTGCGGTTCACCGCGCCGGCGCATGTGGTGGTCGCCATGCGGCCGGATGAAGTCATCCCGGCGCTGCAAGCCCTCGAAACCGCTGTCAACCAGCACGGCCTGACCGCCGCCGGCTTCATCACCTACGAAGCCGCCGCCGCCTATGGTCTGGCCGTCCACGCCCCGCTGCCGGACCTGCCGCTGCTGTGGTTTGGCCTGTATGAACGCATGGAAATCCTCGCTGCTTGGGCGACGGAATGGGCCGATCCACCGTCCTCCGCGTCCTACATGGTGGGTTCCTGGCAACCCGCCCTCGACCGCGCCGCCCATGCAACGATCATCCGCCGCATCAAGGATTACCTGGCCCGTGGCCATAGCTATCAGGTCAACCATACCTTTCCGCTCCAGGCCACGTTCGCGGGCGACCCGTGGCCGTTCTTCGTCGATCTGGCGACGGCGCAGCAGGGGGAGTACGCCGCTTTTATCGACACCGGCCGGTTTGCGGTCTGCTCGGCCTCGCCGGAACTGTTTTTTCAACTGGATGGCGAGCGCTTGACCACGCAACCGATGAAGGGTACGGCGACGCGCGGACGGACCTTGGCGGAAGACGAGGCGCGGATGGCCGATCTGCGGCAATCCGTCAAAAACCGGGCCGAAAACCTGATGATCGTGGACATGCTGCGTAACGATCTGGGCCGGGTGGCCGAAACCGGCAGCGTGGCCGTGCCCCGCTTGTTCGCGGTCGAGCGCTACCCCACCCTGCTGCAAATGACTTCCACCGTCACCGCCCGCACCCGGGCCTCGGTGGTGGAGATTCTGGCCAGCCTGTTTCCCTGCGCCTCGATCACCGGCGCGCCCAAGGTGCGCACCATGCAAATCATTCGGGAACTGGAACCGCAACCGCGTGGCGTGTACACCGGGGCCATCGGCTGGATCGGCCCGAAGCGGCGGGCGCGCTTCAATGTCGCCATTCGCACGGCGCTGATCGACCGCGAGCAGCGGCGGGCGCGCTACAGCGTGGGCGGTGGCGTGGTCTGGGATTCCGATGCCGGCGACGAGTACGCGGAATGCTTGCTCAAGGCCCGTGTGCTGACTGCGCGGCAACCCCAGTTTCAATTGCTGGAAGCGCTGCTGTGGGAACCGGGCGATGGCTATTTCCTGCTGGAAACGCATCTGGCGCGGTTGGCGGATACCGCGCTTTACTTCAAGGTCCCGCTCGACCGGCCCGCCGTCGAGGCCCGGCTAAGCGAATTGGCGACGACTTTAAATGCGGCGAGCAAAATCCGGCTGCTGGTCAATCGGAACGGCGCATTCACGCTGGAGGTGGTCACACTGACACAGGAGACATCTCCGCCACCGGTGCGAATCGGTCTGGCCCAGGCACCCGTCGATTCCAACGTGATCTGGCTGTATCACAAAACCACTCGGCGCGAGATATACGACGACGCCCGCGCGTCCCGACCGGATTGCGATGAGGTCATCCTGTGGAACGAACGCGGGGAGCTGACCGAGGCCAGCACGGCGAATCTGGTGCTGGACCTGGACGGCGAACGACTCACCCCGCCGGTGGCGAGCGGTCTATTGGCGGGTACGTTTCGCGATTGGCTGCTCGCTGCCGGCCACATTCGGGAGCACGTTCTGACCCCCACCGACCTGCGCACGGCCCGGCATATTTATCTGGTCAACTCGGTGCGCAAATGGCGGATGGCCGTGCTCGTTGGCTGA
- a CDS encoding FMN-binding glutamate synthase family protein — protein sequence MVTFDLPGFITTFLAVMAALFVFAIGVGILLVAVLYIIDITQTQHAIRRNFPVIGRLRYRLEHLGVFFRQYFSAMDREEMPFNRAQRAWVYRAAKNLDNTQPFGSTRDLRPPGAVLFANAAFPALDTEPATAEPRVIGPDCPQPYAAPSFFNISAMSYGAISQPAVRALSRGARQAGCWLNTGEGGLSPYHLEGNADLVFQIGTARYGVCDQWGALDENKLRAVAAHSQVRLFEIKLSQGAKPGKGGILPAVKVTPEIAAIRGIPLGQDSRSPNRHPDIADAAALLDFVARVRVITGKPTGFKLVIGDPRWFDDLCQTILRRGPASAPDFITVDSADGGTGAAPMSLLDYVGLPIQESLPLVVDKLSEYGLRERVRVIAAGKLINPGEVAWALCVGADFVNSARGFLFALGCIQSMQCDKNTCPAGITTHNPRLQRGLDPTDKAERVRHYAENLRREVAIIAHACGAANPRQLRREHCRIVVGPGRSAPLDELYRPAPVRCLDAT from the coding sequence ATGGTTACCTTCGATCTACCCGGCTTTATCACCACGTTTCTGGCCGTGATGGCGGCTTTGTTCGTTTTCGCCATCGGCGTTGGCATCCTGCTGGTCGCCGTGCTTTACATCATCGACATCACCCAGACTCAACATGCCATTCGTCGCAATTTCCCGGTGATCGGGCGGTTGCGCTACCGGCTGGAGCATCTGGGCGTGTTTTTCCGCCAGTATTTCTCCGCCATGGATCGGGAGGAGATGCCGTTCAATCGGGCGCAACGCGCCTGGGTCTACCGGGCGGCGAAAAATCTGGACAACACCCAGCCGTTTGGCTCCACCCGCGATCTGCGCCCGCCGGGCGCCGTCCTGTTCGCCAACGCCGCCTTTCCCGCGCTCGATACCGAACCGGCGACAGCCGAGCCGCGGGTCATCGGCCCGGATTGCCCCCAGCCATATGCGGCGCCCAGCTTTTTCAACATCTCGGCCATGAGCTACGGCGCGATTTCTCAACCGGCGGTACGCGCGCTGTCGAGAGGAGCGCGACAAGCCGGTTGTTGGCTCAACACCGGTGAGGGCGGTTTGTCCCCCTACCATCTGGAAGGCAACGCCGACCTGGTGTTCCAGATCGGGACCGCGAGATACGGGGTGTGCGACCAGTGGGGTGCTCTGGACGAAAATAAACTGCGCGCGGTAGCCGCCCATTCTCAGGTCCGCCTGTTCGAGATCAAGCTGAGCCAAGGGGCAAAACCGGGCAAGGGTGGCATCCTGCCCGCAGTCAAGGTCACGCCGGAAATCGCCGCCATCCGCGGCATTCCGCTCGGCCAGGATTCGCGCAGTCCCAATCGTCATCCCGACATCGCCGACGCGGCGGCGCTACTGGATTTCGTCGCTCGGGTTCGCGTCATCACCGGCAAGCCCACCGGCTTTAAGCTGGTGATCGGCGATCCACGCTGGTTCGACGATCTGTGCCAGACGATCCTCCGTCGAGGACCGGCCAGTGCCCCCGATTTTATCACCGTGGACAGTGCCGACGGTGGCACCGGCGCGGCACCGATGAGTTTGCTCGATTATGTGGGTTTGCCGATTCAGGAAAGCTTGCCGCTGGTGGTGGACAAGTTGAGCGAATACGGCCTGCGCGAGCGGGTCCGGGTGATCGCTGCCGGCAAGCTGATCAATCCCGGCGAAGTGGCCTGGGCGCTGTGCGTGGGCGCCGATTTCGTGAACTCGGCGCGTGGTTTCCTGTTCGCGCTGGGCTGCATTCAGTCCATGCAGTGCGACAAGAACACTTGCCCGGCCGGGATCACCACTCACAACCCCCGGTTGCAACGCGGGTTGGACCCGACGGACAAGGCCGAACGGGTGCGACATTACGCGGAGAACTTGCGCCGCGAGGTGGCAATCATCGCCCATGCCTGCGGCGCGGCAAATCCCCGGCAACTACGACGCGAGCATTGCCGGATCGTGGTCGGCCCCGGTCGCTCGGCGCCGCTGGACGAACTGTATCGCCCGGCGCCAGTTCGGTGCTTGGACGCCACTTGA
- the coaBC gene encoding bifunctional phosphopantothenoylcysteine decarboxylase/phosphopantothenate--cysteine ligase CoaBC yields MQPLAKKRILLGVTGGIAAYKSADLTRRLREAGAEAQVAMTPAATAFVAPLTFQAVSGQPVRVDLLDTQAEAGMGHIELARWADLILIAPATADFIARLAHGMANDLLSTLCLATDQPIAVAPAMNRLMWQNVATQDNCRLLARRGVHIWGPGVGEQACGEIGAGRMLESVELCAHVIELLGVRESMAEIRSEPLVVEPATAPLAPHDLQGLSVLITAGPTREALDPVRFISNRSSGKMGFAVAEAAALGGARVLLVSGPVNLETPPGVERIDVDSALEMHEAVMRHVHDADIFIATAAVADYRAASPAEQKIKKTHDTLCLELVRNPDILAEVAALRSHRPFTVGFAAETHDVLRYAEDKRRRKNLDLIAANQVGMAGSGFESAQNELHVLWEGGERLLPLADKTLLGQQLIALIAERYRGWKGER; encoded by the coding sequence CTGCAACCTCTGGCCAAGAAACGTATTTTACTGGGCGTCACCGGCGGTATCGCCGCCTACAAGAGCGCCGACCTGACCCGCCGACTGCGCGAGGCGGGCGCCGAGGCGCAGGTCGCCATGACGCCCGCCGCCACCGCCTTCGTCGCCCCCCTGACCTTTCAGGCGGTATCCGGCCAACCAGTGCGGGTCGATTTGCTCGACACTCAGGCCGAAGCCGGCATGGGCCATATCGAATTGGCGCGCTGGGCCGATCTGATCCTCATCGCGCCGGCCACCGCCGACTTCATCGCCCGACTGGCCCACGGCATGGCCAACGACTTGCTCAGCACGCTGTGTCTGGCCACCGACCAGCCGATTGCGGTCGCGCCGGCGATGAATCGGCTGATGTGGCAAAACGTCGCGACCCAGGATAACTGCCGGCTATTGGCGCGGCGCGGCGTACACATCTGGGGGCCGGGAGTCGGCGAACAGGCTTGCGGCGAAATCGGCGCCGGACGAATGCTGGAGTCGGTGGAATTGTGCGCTCATGTCATCGAACTGCTCGGTGTCCGGGAAAGCATGGCCGAAATCCGCTCGGAGCCTCTCGTCGTGGAGCCGGCGACCGCGCCGCTCGCGCCCCATGACCTGCAAGGGCTAAGCGTGTTGATCACCGCCGGCCCGACCCGCGAGGCACTCGATCCGGTGCGCTTCATCAGCAACCGCAGCAGCGGGAAAATGGGCTTTGCCGTGGCCGAAGCAGCGGCGCTGGGGGGTGCTCGGGTGCTACTGGTCAGCGGCCCGGTGAATCTCGAAACTCCGCCCGGCGTCGAGCGGATCGACGTGGACAGCGCACTCGAAATGCACGAAGCGGTGATGCGGCATGTCCACGATGCGGACATCTTCATCGCCACCGCCGCCGTCGCCGATTATCGCGCCGCCAGTCCGGCCGAGCAGAAGATCAAGAAGACTCACGATACCCTGTGCCTGGAGCTGGTGCGCAACCCGGACATTCTGGCGGAGGTCGCCGCCTTGCGCTCGCACCGACCGTTCACGGTCGGCTTCGCCGCCGAAACCCACGACGTGCTGCGCTACGCCGAGGACAAGCGCCGCCGCAAGAATCTGGATTTGATCGCCGCCAATCAGGTCGGCATGGCCGGCAGCGGCTTCGAGAGCGCGCAAAACGAATTACATGTGCTGTGGGAAGGCGGGGAACGGCTGCTGCCACTGGCCGACAAGACCCTGCTTGGGCAACAACTGATCGCACTGATCGCGGAACGTTATCGCGGCTGGAAGGGAGAGCGCTGA
- a CDS encoding nitroreductase family protein, which translates to MLEKPAVTQHPIADLIARRWSPRAIAADQPVSRENLLALLEAARWAPSCFGDEPWRYLVWDRFHDATGWQSAFECLAEGNRSWVKNAPILLLSVAAPNFGHNNKPNRWGQHDTGAASENLCLQAAALGLVAHQMGGFDADQAKAAFAIPADHACMAMIAVGHPAPADSLPDPLRERELAPRTRKPLDRIAFAGRWGHGFQA; encoded by the coding sequence ATGCTCGAAAAACCCGCCGTCACCCAGCACCCCATTGCCGATCTCATCGCCCGCCGCTGGAGCCCCCGCGCCATCGCCGCCGATCAGCCGGTCAGCCGCGAGAATCTACTGGCGTTGCTGGAAGCGGCGCGTTGGGCGCCGTCCTGCTTCGGCGACGAACCGTGGCGTTATTTGGTTTGGGATCGGTTTCACGATGCCACCGGCTGGCAAAGCGCGTTCGAATGCCTGGCCGAGGGCAACCGAAGCTGGGTCAAAAATGCACCGATACTGCTGTTGTCGGTGGCGGCGCCGAACTTCGGCCACAACAACAAACCGAACCGCTGGGGGCAGCACGACACCGGCGCCGCCAGCGAAAATCTCTGCTTGCAAGCCGCGGCGCTGGGTCTGGTGGCGCACCAGATGGGCGGTTTCGATGCCGACCAGGCCAAGGCTGCGTTCGCCATCCCCGCCGATCACGCCTGCATGGCGATGATCGCGGTTGGCCATCCGGCGCCCGCCGACAGCCTCCCGGACCCGTTGCGCGAGCGGGAACTGGCGCCCAGAACGCGCAAGCCACTCGACCGGATCGCCTTCGCCGGTCGCTGGGGCCATGGCTTTCAGGCGTAG
- a CDS encoding energy-coupling factor ABC transporter permease — protein sequence MNINDDLLPTDLLFFANFIWLLVGVQALRSAPWRLFLANNRLQHVFMGASVALFLMWIFEVGVRPALGFHFLGVTVYTLMFGWSLGTIGVSLITVAVTTISGDWSALAANALLLGVLPVSTSYGIYYLVHRYLPHHLFVYIFLCGFFNAMLAAGVVVLALVLLLVTAEVYSFARISRDYLPFVPLYLFPEGMLNGMVITALIGLRPDWLKTYDDETYLAH from the coding sequence ATGAACATCAACGACGATTTACTGCCCACCGACCTGCTGTTCTTCGCCAACTTCATTTGGCTGCTGGTCGGCGTGCAGGCTCTGCGGTCGGCGCCGTGGCGGCTGTTTCTGGCGAACAACCGGTTGCAACATGTATTCATGGGCGCTTCGGTGGCGTTGTTCCTGATGTGGATCTTCGAGGTGGGGGTGCGGCCGGCTCTCGGTTTTCACTTCCTGGGCGTAACCGTGTACACCCTGATGTTCGGCTGGTCGCTGGGCACGATCGGCGTCAGTCTGATCACGGTGGCGGTGACGACGATCAGCGGCGACTGGTCGGCGCTGGCCGCCAATGCCCTGCTGTTGGGCGTACTGCCGGTCTCGACCAGTTATGGGATCTATTATTTGGTTCACCGCTACCTTCCCCACCACCTCTTCGTTTATATTTTCCTGTGCGGCTTTTTCAACGCCATGCTGGCCGCCGGCGTGGTGGTACTGGCGCTGGTGTTGCTGCTGGTCACGGCCGAGGTTTATTCCTTCGCCCGCATCAGCCGCGATTATCTACCGTTCGTGCCGCTTTACCTGTTCCCGGAGGGCATGCTCAACGGCATGGTCATCACCGCGCTGATCGGGCTGCGGCCCGACTGGTTGAAAACCTACGACGACGAAACCTATCTCGCTCATTGA
- the dut gene encoding dUTP diphosphatase — translation MSHRAIELKILDPRLDRDIPLPAYATTGSAGLDLRACLTEPLTVHPGETHLIPTGLAIHIADPGLAAMVLPRSGLGHKHGIVLGNLVGLIDSDYQGELLVSCWNRGHAPFTIDIGERIAQLIIVPVVRAEFAIVPEFTPSTRGTGGFGHSGRH, via the coding sequence GTGAGCCATCGCGCCATCGAACTGAAAATCCTCGATCCCCGTTTGGATCGGGACATTCCCCTGCCCGCTTACGCCACCACCGGCTCGGCGGGATTGGACCTGCGCGCTTGCCTGACGGAACCGCTGACGGTCCATCCGGGCGAAACCCATTTGATTCCCACCGGCCTGGCCATTCACATCGCCGACCCCGGCCTGGCGGCGATGGTGCTGCCACGTTCCGGTCTCGGCCACAAACACGGCATCGTGCTGGGCAACCTGGTCGGTCTGATCGACAGCGATTATCAGGGCGAACTGCTGGTCTCGTGCTGGAATCGGGGCCACGCCCCGTTCACCATCGACATCGGCGAGCGCATCGCCCAGTTAATCATCGTGCCGGTGGTGCGGGCCGAATTCGCCATCGTCCCCGAATTCACCCCCAGCACGCGCGGCACCGGTGGTTTCGGCCATTCCGGGCGGCATTGA
- a CDS encoding phosphoribosylaminoimidazolesuccinocarboxamide synthase, whose amino-acid sequence MSAVAASPELHRLPLIYRGKVRDLYAADDRHLLMVASDRLSAFDVILPTRIPGKGAVLTAVSNFWFDRTRHLVPNHLQLASLTLEQALPDPAERAAVAGRAVVARRLKGLPVEAIVRGYLIGSGWKDYQYDGRVCGIPLPAGLQLAERLPEPIFAPSTKAALGAHDENVSFEHVVGEIGAELAERVRAVSLRLYREAAEYALARGIIIADTKFEFGLDEGGQLVLMDEALTPDSSRFWPADQYRPGVNPPSFDKQFVRDYLETLDWDKQPPGPELPPEIVERTVAKYREALERLTESV is encoded by the coding sequence ATGTCCGCTGTCGCCGCCTCGCCCGAGCTTCACCGTCTGCCGCTGATCTATCGCGGCAAGGTCCGCGATCTGTACGCGGCTGACGATCGGCACCTGCTGATGGTGGCCAGCGACCGGCTTTCCGCCTTTGACGTGATTTTACCCACCCGGATTCCCGGCAAGGGCGCGGTGCTGACGGCGGTATCCAATTTCTGGTTTGACCGCACCCGTCACCTCGTGCCCAACCACTTGCAACTGGCCAGCCTGACGCTGGAACAGGCGCTGCCCGATCCGGCCGAACGGGCGGCGGTCGCGGGCCGGGCGGTGGTGGCGCGGCGATTGAAGGGCTTGCCGGTCGAAGCTATCGTGCGCGGCTATCTGATCGGTTCCGGTTGGAAGGATTACCAGTACGATGGTCGAGTGTGCGGCATCCCGTTGCCGGCGGGCTTGCAATTGGCGGAACGGTTGCCGGAACCGATTTTCGCCCCATCCACCAAGGCGGCGCTGGGCGCGCACGACGAGAACGTGAGCTTTGAGCATGTTGTCGGGGAAATCGGCGCGGAGCTGGCGGAGCGGGTGCGGGCGGTCAGCCTGCGACTGTACCGGGAAGCGGCGGAGTATGCCTTGGCGCGCGGCATCATCATTGCCGACACCAAGTTCGAATTCGGCCTGGACGAGGGCGGGCAACTGGTACTGATGGACGAAGCGTTAACCCCCGATTCCTCACGGTTCTGGCCGGCGGATCAATATCGACCGGGCGTCAACCCGCCCAGCTTCGACAAGCAATTCGTGCGCGACTACCTGGAAACGCTGGACTGGGATAAACAGCCGCCGGGGCCGGAGTTGCCGCCGGAGATTGTCGAGCGCACCGTCGCCAAATATCGCGAGGCGCTGGAACGCTTGACGGAGTCGGTGTGA
- the radC gene encoding DNA repair protein RadC, whose amino-acid sequence MSIRDWPDEERPREKLLRRGAAALSDAELLAIFLRIGIPGRSAVDLARDMLKQHETLRKLLELDQAGFCATPGLGPAKYVQLQAVLELARRYLEETLQRGDAIQGVADTRRYLLARMRHHPHEVFACLFLDNKNRVIQYEELFFGTIDSSAVHPRQVVKRALHHNAAAAIVAHNHPSGIAEPSRADEMITVRLREALALVDVRLLDHIVIGDGQVVSLAERGVL is encoded by the coding sequence ATGTCCATTCGCGATTGGCCCGATGAGGAGCGTCCACGGGAGAAGCTGCTGCGGCGTGGAGCCGCCGCCTTGTCCGACGCCGAGCTACTGGCGATTTTTCTACGGATCGGCATACCGGGTCGCAGCGCGGTGGATCTGGCGCGGGACATGCTCAAGCAGCATGAAACTTTGCGTAAGTTATTGGAGCTGGATCAGGCGGGGTTTTGCGCAACGCCGGGGCTGGGGCCGGCCAAGTACGTGCAGTTGCAGGCGGTGCTGGAACTGGCGCGGCGCTATTTGGAGGAGACCCTGCAGCGTGGCGATGCCATCCAGGGTGTGGCGGATACCCGCCGGTATCTGCTGGCCCGCATGCGCCACCACCCGCACGAGGTGTTCGCCTGCCTGTTTCTGGATAACAAGAACCGGGTCATCCAATACGAAGAGTTGTTCTTCGGCACCATCGACAGTTCCGCCGTACATCCCCGGCAGGTGGTGAAACGGGCGCTGCACCATAACGCGGCGGCGGCGATCGTGGCACACAACCATCCGTCCGGGATCGCCGAACCCAGCCGCGCCGACGAAATGATTACCGTGCGCCTGAGGGAAGCGCTGGCCCTGGTCGATGTTCGCCTGCTCGATCACATCGTCATCGGCGACGGACAGGTGGTTTCGCTGGCCGAGCGGGGAGTTCTCTAG